The following DNA comes from Fibrobacter sp..
GGTCAGATAACTTGAGAATTACCGGTCAGATAACTGATAACAGGCACATAAATTGTATACCCTTCTCCGCCCGGTTTTTCCGGGAACCTCCAGTCGGCCTACGGCCTCCTTCCGGTTCCCGGAACTGTGGTTTCTTTAACTACACAAAATGTAGTTTATTGTTTTACGGAAAAGCGACATGAACTCAAAAACCGCGGGGTCGAAAAGTGGCGAAATTCACTGGAAAAACGGGCATAAACAACAAACCCTCCTCAAGCGGTATTCTCCGCGAGAGAAGGGTTCGTCGTTTACATTTGGTGGAGGTGAGGGGAGTTGAACCCCTGTCCGAAAGCCATTCAATATGAACCGCTACATGCTTAGTCCGCCTTTTAATCTCACCCCTCTGTGCGCCAGCGGACCCGCTTACAAAGAGGCCAGTGCCGGAATCTCATCGGGAAATCGGCACCCCCTTCCCGACCAGCACCTTATTGGCTCAAATGCAAAGAAGTGCGCTCCACATTCGAGTTGCCGCCTTATTTAGGCAGCCATTGCGTAAGAATAATCTTCGGCAATTATGATTTTCACCGGATGATTAACGAGGCCAACCGATGATCCTCGGCATGCTGCTCAGTATCTCCTGTCTCCCGTCGAAAGCCAGTACACCCCCGAAAGGATAAAAAAATTGAGTAAAGATTTGCTACGTAATATTCAAAGATCAGAAAACTTTTAACCGAATAAGTCTACTAAATATTAGTATTAATGACAGAAATATTTAATAATTAGTGCTTATCCATCCTGCATTAGTTTGATTACCGCCCCCAAATCGGGGTCGGTATCGGTATCGAAATTTTATACCGATACCGATCATGATTAAAGTACGTTATGCGCTCTCCCTGATAATAAACTTCGTCGGCAGTTCCTTATGCTTAATCCCGGATTCCCTGCCTTCGATTTTATCCACAATCATGTTGATCGCATAGTCACCCATCTCAAGCTTTGGCTGACGAACAGTGGTAAGCGATGGCTCAACGACCTCTGCCGCCGGGATATCATCATAACCCACAACCGCACAGTCCTGAGGAATACGCAAACCCTGCCTCTTGGCTTCCTTTACTATTCCAATAGCAACCATGTCACCGGCTGGAACAAATACAGATGTCACAGCGGGATTCGCCTGACGGATCTTGCTGAAGACCTCTTCCCCATTGGGCATTGTGTCATCATCGACATCAAAGACAATATCAGGGTTAAATGGGATGTTGTGGCGGAGCAGAGAGTTTTTGTACCCCTGAAGCCTCTCCTCTGTGGGTAAACCGTTTTTGCGGCTTATGACACAGGCAATACTCCTGTGACCTTTACTGATCAGATAATCTGTTGCCTCGGACGCACCCTGCTCATTATTGACATAAACTGAGTCGAGATTTTCGCATTTTCTGGCCACAACGATACTGGGAACACTCTCCTCCCGGAAAATGTTCAGGTCCTCCTCTGTAACAGTGGAACTTATCAGAATCACCCCGTCGATACGACGCTCCCTGGCCATCCGCTGGAATAACTGCGATTCACTTTCCTTCTGCCCTATTGTATCAAAGAGCTGAACTGTGTACTCGATATCCCGGTTTGTACTTTTTATCCCCTGGAGCACTCTGACAACAAAAGAGGACGCCAGATTGGGAACGATCACCCCGATAGAGTTTGATTTCTTTGTCGCAAGTCCCCTGGCGATGATATTAGGATAATAGTTTAATTCCTTGGCAATCTTAAGCACTTTCTTGCGGGTCGCATCGGAAATGTTGGGTTTATTGTTAATCACCATCGAGACGGTGGCACTTGTCACACCGGCACGTTCAGCAATGTCTTTCAAAGTTACAGTCATCTTTCACCATCCTTAGAGAGTTTACCCGTTCAAAATTTCATGTTTAATAATAACTGGGCACCATCACCTTGAGGCACAAGGTCAGGCCAGATTTTCATTTTTTCGTCGTAGTCGTGAAGATGGGCATCTACAACCGCATCAAAAATCCCGTAGAAATAAAAGAAAATTGAATACCAGAGATAAGTGTTTCTGTTTCGGAACGCGCTGCTGCGCTTAGACTCCCAGCTACGGTTAAATTCATCGTTAATTACGGATTTAATCTCCAGTTCATTGTCTGAATATTTACTTTTATCAAAAACCATCGCCTTTTCCGCTTCTCTCATTAACCGATGATAATTATAGGCAACAAACCCCAGTGAAACCTGCACCATCGCCACCAATCCCGCTTTGGAAAGGGAACCATTATAGATCTGCCCCAGACCCAGACCGGGAATCGCCGCAAGCCATGCAGCAACCGATGGATCTCTGTATCCCCCATCCTTTAAAACACCACTTGCATCCAGAGCATCGAGGATATTGAACAGATACCCTCCGATCATCCATGAGGCCATATTGTATGATTTGTACCTGGCCTCCAATACACTGTGCTCCATCTGCAAATAATTCTCAAACACCCTGGCACTGTCGATTCCCGTGCCTGTTCTGGCTTCCCTGAACAGATCATAGGCTTCCTGAGACCGCGCTTTTGATGTTTTATGCCAGAAGTAGCTTACAGAACCAGTAATGGCTTCGAGTGCAAGAAATGTACCAGCCTTGAGGTAATGACCGGTGTAAATCTGTCCACCCCCGGGTACCAGTAAAGACATCGCACCAGCCAATGCCGGTTTGTATGGAAACTTTAGACTGTCAGTATTCTCGATCCGAAGGCCATCGGGAGTCTCTGCCATCAGCAACCCCGAAAACAGCAGCAGTAACACCCCAAATATGGCTTTTTTCATAATTTAACCCTTTAAATAAAGATAATATATTGTATTGGCCAGAAAATGAATTACGGTCAGGTATTTACCCTTAGTGTACCCTTCTTTTTATTTGCCGGAGCTGTAACGAACCCCTTATATATCTTCCAAACACTCCCAGTTATTAATGGGGGCAAAAATTATTTTTACAGGATCACTACTCGCACAATCTTGTCTCAATTAACAACTTGATTTACATTCCGGGAGGTCAATGATGGCGGAAAATACAATTACCAATGAGCAGAATTTAGAATTCCAGACCGAAGCCAAACAACTTCTGCACCTCATGATCCATGCTCTCTACAGCCACAAGGAAGTTTTTATTCGCGAGCTGATCTCCAATGCATCAGATGCTCTCGACAAACTCAGATTCCAGTCCCTCACAAACCCATCTGTTCTTCCCCCTGATACCGAACTGTCGATCCATATAAAGCTGGACAAAAAAGCCAAAACATTTACCATCAGCGACAACGGTATCGGCATGAACCGCCAGGAAGTGATTGAAAATATCGGCACAATCGCAAGAAGCGGATCTAAAGCTTTCCTGGAGAAAATGACCGGAGACCAGAAAGCCGACTCAAACCTTATCGGCCAGTTCGGAGTAGGTTTCTATTCCGTATTCATGGTAGCAGAAAGTGTCAAGCTGGTTACCAAAAAGGCCGGCTGCCCTGATGAGCCTGCAGTGATGTGGGAATCTAAGGGGGAAAGTGAATTTACAATAAGTGACACCGAAAAAGAGGGACACGGCACAGAGATAACCCTTTACCTCAAAGAAGATGAATCTGCCTACACTGAAGACTGGCAGGTCCGTTCTATTATCAAGAAATATTCCGATTTTATCGTCTTCCCCATCTACCTTCCAAATGAAAAAGGACATGAGGAGGTTATCAACCAGACAAAACCTCTCTGGCGACGCTCTCAGTCGGAGATCACCCAGGAGCAATACGAGGAATTCTATCAGCAGGCACTTGGCGGTTTTGATAAACCACTTTCCATTCTTCACAGCCACGCAGAGGGTGTGATGGAGTACTCATGGATGCTCTTTATTCCATCATCATCTCCCTTTGACCTCTTCTCCATGGAACGCAAGCACGGAGTCAAGCTCTATGTCAAGCGGGTGTTTATTATGGACAACTGCAAAGAGCTGATTCCTGAATACCTTCGCTTTGTGAGAGGAATTGTCGATTCTGAAGATCTTCCTCTCAACATCTCCCGCGAGATGCTTCAGAAGAACCCTGTAATTGACAAAATCAGAAAAGCCCTTGTGGGGAAAATTCTGGGCAGGCTCAAGGAGATGGCGGAAAAGGAACCTGACAATTACAAAAAATTCTGGAATGAGTTCGGCCCGGTTTTCAAGGAGGGACTCCATACAGACTACGAAAACAAAGATAAACTCCTTGAACTGGTCCGCTTCCAGTCGTCGATGGCAGAGAAAGATGAACTGGTCTCACTGAAACAGTATGTTAACAGGATGAGAACAGACCAGAAAGAGATCTACTATATCACCGGTGAAAGCAGGGATATAGTCGAGAAGAGCCCTCATCTCGAGGTCTTCAAAGCCAAAAGTATCGAGGTGCTCTACCTTACTGATCCCATCGATGAGTTTATCGTAAATGACATCTACAATTATGACGGGAAAACGCTCAAATCTGTGGTTCAGGAGGATCTGGATCTGGGCGAGCTTGGCAAAGATGAGAAGGATATCAAGAAAAAAGCGGAATCAAAGTACAAGAAACTCACCGAACGGATTAAAAACATTTTAGGCGATGCCATAAAAGAGGTCCAGATCACCACCCGGCTCAAGGACAGTCCTGCATGCCTTGTTGCAGACAAGAACGGGATGGGTGTGCACATGGAAAAACTCATGAAGGCGATGGGTCATGAGGTCCCGAAGTCGCAGAGAATTCTCGAGATCAATCCGGAACACCCGCTTCTGATTAACATGAATGCCCGTTATGAGAAAGATCCCAAGGATCCTGAACTGGAGGAGTGGGTAAAGCTTCTTCTGGATCAGGCGCTTATCGCTGAAGGACAGATGGTTTCCGACCCTCTGGCCTTTTCTCAGAGGGTAAGCAAGCTGATGGTGAAGGCGTCATCGCAGCAGTAAACCCTTTTACGGTATGGGAAACATGCCGGAAAGGAATTTGTAAACATTTATGCCGGTAATTGCTCTGATTACAGATTTCGGAGAGAAAAACTGGTTTGCCGGAGAGATGAAAGGCATAATAAGCGCCATCTCTCCGGAGACCACTGTTATCGATATCACGCACCAGATTCCCCCCGGCGACATAAGAAGCGCCTGCTTTACGCTTCTTGCCTGCTACAGTTCTTTTCCGCAGGGAACAGTATTCTGCACTGTCGTTGATCCTGGCGTCGGCAGTTCCAGAAAAGCAATCGCTGCATCAAACGGGAAATTCTTCTTCGTCGGACCGGACAATGGAGTTCTCTCCTGGGCGCTCTCAAGGGAAAATGTCAAAACAGCGACTCATTTGACAAACAGCACCTGTTTCCGTCATCCTGTGAGCTCTACTTTTCATGGAAGAGATATCTTCGCGCCTGTATCGGCACACCTTTCCAGGGGAATGCCTCTGGAGAAATTAGGTCCTCAGTTTTCAGATTTCAGGCAGATCCCCTTCCCCGCTTCTACTCTTGACAATGGCAAGATCACCGGGGAAATCATCTGTGTCGATTCTTTCGGTAATCTCATTACAAGCATCGGAAACGCGATGATCACTCCTGAATATCAGAACTCATCGATGAAAATTCTCAAAACCGGTGAAACACTTCCATTCGGGAGATATTTCCAGCAGTTTAAGCCCCTCGACAGGCTTTATTATACCGGATCTGCGGGTTTTGTGGAGATTGCAGTAAACGGAGGGAACGCATCCGAGGTACTTGAGATTACTGTCGGTGATCGGGTTGAGATTACCGCTCCTGATCCCATCTAATCCCCTGAGGGACTTCGGCTTCACCCCTTGTGAGTTCAGTGTTGATTTTTGGATGCGATATCACCATTGAATCGATCAGTACAGATCCGGGCATGCTTCGTGTGATAATTGATAATGGAATTATGCTGCCGGCTTTGTAATTGAATCTGGTCTGTTCTATCATTGTTCCTGTGGAGTCAAACCATTCTATCACAGACGGCATCGATGATTCCCGGTTAACTCCGATATATTCCGTAAGCCCCTCCTCACTGCACCTGACAAATACCATCCCTGAATCGAGACTACCCTTGAACTTATATCCTGCAGGCTTATCTCTCAGCCACAGTAATCTTCCAAGCGGATCACATTCCCTCAGCAGACACTCTCCAGAAAGGCTTTCCCTGCGGCCCAGTTTCTTCTCAAGATCGAAACTCTGCATTTCTCTTCCGGTAAAGATCATCCTGAATTTCCCGGGAGAAGTGTAATTGTAAACTACCATACTGTCATTAAACGCTACCTTTCCCTCGCTGATGCGGGTCTCGCCGTTATAGAACTGGAACCTTTTTATATTGGCCTTGAGGGACTTTAGTTTTTTAAGGCTCTCAATTGTCTCTTCCAGCAGGGACTGGGGAGAGGAAACTGTTCCGGATGAAATGGAAAGAGAAAGCAATAGAACTAATAATAAGGATATTTTCCTGCGATAATCAGAGAAATGTTTCATATTTTCTTTCATAAGATTCTTAGGCTTCATTTGAAGAATGTCATATTTATTGATTTCAGTAAAGTCTGATTATGTCAATCAAAGTTAAACTGATTTATGTTCAGTTCAGGCTTTTTTTAATCTAATAATTTCGACAGTTTTGTACAATTTTTACTTCCACACATGCCCTCTACCATCAGTTTTTTATAAATCCCTTTCATGTTTTTTTCATGTAAAGTTATATTGTTTTTTTTAGGGGATGTCTCCCCTTACGCCCAAGCCCGTCGAAGACTCCGGTCTTGGGCTATTCTCTCTGTGCTGATATAGAGTAGTACCAGGCGGGTAACATTCTCAAGCTGGTTACACCCCTCTGCTTCTAATTCTTTACTGGTGGAATAAGAAACGATAATTGTATACGGATGATGTCTGAACTGTTATTTGTGATTATATTGACGAGGATGATTTTATCTCTACATACCCAGGCCTTCTGCCCGGGCCGTTAAATCCCGCCCCTTCAGGGCTACCACACTATTAGAAATCAAATATTTTCAAATCATCAAAGAAATTTATTCTCTGTAAGCATACTCAGGAGCACTATTCTGACGCTTACAAATCAAAACTGATCGCAGGCGCAGCCTTACAGTCCCCCACCGGGGGATTTAGGAAGCTTATTTCTTAAAAACTCTTTCCCAATTCTTCTGCCCTGAAGATTAAACCTGTTTCCTGAATGGTTATCTTTGATTGTAAGCAGGTTTTTATCAAAGCAGAGTGAACGGGAAAAACGCATCTGTTCCGATACTGACTTTTTCTGTAAAGGCATAATACCGGCCGCGGCAACATCTTCGGGTGAAGTAATAATCTGGCCACTATAACCCACCGCAACCAGAAGAGACCCTGTCCAGGTGATAGAATAGAGACTGTTGTAAGCAATATTAGGTTTACGGGTCCACGTAATCCCATCTGGTGAAGAATAAATGTAGTACCCTGCTGCAACCAGTTGACGTCCGGTCCATGTAACAGAACAGAAATTCTCTGTTGTTTCCACTTCACATGGAATCCAGTTTATTCCATCTGCAGATTTCATGATTTTTCCCACGGAACCGACAGCCACAATCTGTTCACCTGTCCAGACCGCAGAGAGAAAGTTGAATGTTGTATCCGTTGTCCTGTTTACCCAGACATTTCCATCCTGCGATGTCAGTATTGTACCCTTCTCTCCCAGCAATACAATCAGACTACCGGTCCAGACAACAGAATTTATCCTTCTCGAAATGTCAAGGTTTCTGCTGGTCCACAAGACACCATCTGTCGAGGTAAGAACAGTGCCAGAATCACCTGCTGCGATCAGAATGTCCCCTGCTTCAGACAAGCAGTAGAGGTCTGAGACAGTACCGGAAACCGCAGGAGTCCAGTTGATACAATCATCTGAATAGATGATTGTGCCGGAATCACC
Coding sequences within:
- a CDS encoding LacI family transcriptional regulator, giving the protein MTVTLKDIAERAGVTSATVSMVINNKPNISDATRKKVLKIAKELNYYPNIIARGLATKKSNSIGVIVPNLASSFVVRVLQGIKSTNRDIEYTVQLFDTIGQKESESQLFQRMARERRIDGVILISSTVTEEDLNIFREESVPSIVVARKCENLDSVYVNNEQGASEATDYLISKGHRSIACVISRKNGLPTEERLQGYKNSLLRHNIPFNPDIVFDVDDDTMPNGEEVFSKIRQANPAVTSVFVPAGDMVAIGIVKEAKRQGLRIPQDCAVVGYDDIPAAEVVEPSLTTVRQPKLEMGDYAINMIVDKIEGRESGIKHKELPTKFIIRESA
- the htpG gene encoding molecular chaperone HtpG, whose amino-acid sequence is MAENTITNEQNLEFQTEAKQLLHLMIHALYSHKEVFIRELISNASDALDKLRFQSLTNPSVLPPDTELSIHIKLDKKAKTFTISDNGIGMNRQEVIENIGTIARSGSKAFLEKMTGDQKADSNLIGQFGVGFYSVFMVAESVKLVTKKAGCPDEPAVMWESKGESEFTISDTEKEGHGTEITLYLKEDESAYTEDWQVRSIIKKYSDFIVFPIYLPNEKGHEEVINQTKPLWRRSQSEITQEQYEEFYQQALGGFDKPLSILHSHAEGVMEYSWMLFIPSSSPFDLFSMERKHGVKLYVKRVFIMDNCKELIPEYLRFVRGIVDSEDLPLNISREMLQKNPVIDKIRKALVGKILGRLKEMAEKEPDNYKKFWNEFGPVFKEGLHTDYENKDKLLELVRFQSSMAEKDELVSLKQYVNRMRTDQKEIYYITGESRDIVEKSPHLEVFKAKSIEVLYLTDPIDEFIVNDIYNYDGKTLKSVVQEDLDLGELGKDEKDIKKKAESKYKKLTERIKNILGDAIKEVQITTRLKDSPACLVADKNGMGVHMEKLMKAMGHEVPKSQRILEINPEHPLLINMNARYEKDPKDPELEEWVKLLLDQALIAEGQMVSDPLAFSQRVSKLMVKASSQQ
- a CDS encoding SAM-dependent chlorinase/fluorinase; amino-acid sequence: MPVIALITDFGEKNWFAGEMKGIISAISPETTVIDITHQIPPGDIRSACFTLLACYSSFPQGTVFCTVVDPGVGSSRKAIAASNGKFFFVGPDNGVLSWALSRENVKTATHLTNSTCFRHPVSSTFHGRDIFAPVSAHLSRGMPLEKLGPQFSDFRQIPFPASTLDNGKITGEIICVDSFGNLITSIGNAMITPEYQNSSMKILKTGETLPFGRYFQQFKPLDRLYYTGSAGFVEIAVNGGNASEVLEITVGDRVEITAPDPI